A region of Paenibacillus sp. JNUCC-31 DNA encodes the following proteins:
- a CDS encoding TVP38/TMEM64 family protein, whose protein sequence is MIPASLDIMSYITEENIRFWLEKFRSLGPLPGILLTFMKSFVPPLPTLLIVGVNGAVYGLWAGFLYSWIGMILGCTVTFLIVREIGKSAFVERWANKPRVQRSMVWIRRNAFSYVFLLSIFPVGPFVIINVAAGIARMRLLSFLLAVSFGKAIMIFCVTYIGSNVAQFMEHPVRWGGVLLFVAVSLWASRKLERHFTRASSDREDMSERSQPSGKSISS, encoded by the coding sequence ATGATCCCGGCATCTTTGGACATCATGTCCTATATTACGGAAGAGAATATTCGTTTTTGGCTGGAGAAGTTTCGCTCCCTGGGCCCGCTACCGGGCATTTTGCTTACCTTTATGAAGTCATTCGTGCCTCCGCTTCCCACGCTGCTGATTGTTGGGGTTAACGGTGCGGTGTACGGGTTATGGGCAGGATTTTTATATTCATGGATCGGAATGATACTCGGTTGCACCGTTACATTCCTGATCGTACGGGAGATTGGGAAATCGGCTTTTGTAGAACGTTGGGCCAACAAACCCCGTGTGCAGCGCAGCATGGTATGGATTCGGCGGAATGCCTTCAGTTATGTATTTTTGCTGAGTATTTTTCCGGTCGGTCCGTTTGTCATCATCAATGTGGCGGCAGGTATTGCACGTATGAGATTGCTGTCTTTCCTGCTTGCTGTGAGCTTTGGTAAAGCCATTATGATCTTCTGCGTCACGTATATTGGTTCTAATGTAGCGCAATTTATGGAGCACCCCGTTCGGTGGGGCGGCGTGTTGCTGTTTGTTGCTGTATCCCTGTGGGCCAGCCGGAAGCTGGAGCGTCACTTCACCCGTGCGTCATCCGATCGTGAGGATATGAGTGAACGGAGTCAACCCTCAGGAAAGTCCATTTCTTCGTAA
- a CDS encoding acyltransferase translates to MSETIKRERIPELNLVRAMAIIGVLCVHSTSFATVDMTGSGYYWLYNFINIFMKYGTPTFIFMSSFVLFYNYYSRPLDKKLVSNFYKKRFVYILLPYFIFSLMYFILLHITHYQGRPFGESAVSFITKLFTGKAYTHLYFVFINMQFYLIFPLVLWLLKKYPSVVKWSVPIGLLIQWAFIVSNKYGFQVPNKGSWAFSYFSYFMLGAFIGVYFPKIKQWFVISRENATKARVVSWIMLWAVWIFAGLGHVYIYYLLRMKIATYNTLWYEFFWNLHTFACALVLIQIAYLLYRKGPSLIVKPLNRLGALSFGIYLIHPFFLLVYRNYPPQTGVSWLIHLWYAGGFGVALLASWLVVGLTARFVPLAWVIFGNLPKPKPRLVPQQNSGQLDVR, encoded by the coding sequence ATGAGTGAAACCATCAAAAGAGAGCGAATTCCAGAGCTGAATCTGGTCCGTGCCATGGCCATAATCGGCGTGCTGTGTGTGCATTCCACTTCGTTTGCAACGGTGGACATGACGGGTTCGGGGTATTATTGGCTTTACAACTTTATTAATATCTTTATGAAATATGGTACCCCAACATTTATTTTCATGAGCAGTTTTGTGCTGTTCTATAACTATTATTCTCGCCCGCTGGACAAAAAGCTGGTAAGTAATTTCTACAAAAAAAGATTCGTTTATATTTTACTGCCGTATTTCATATTTTCATTGATGTACTTTATATTGCTGCATATTACACATTATCAGGGACGCCCGTTTGGAGAATCGGCAGTGAGTTTCATAACGAAACTGTTCACGGGCAAGGCATATACACATCTGTATTTTGTATTTATCAATATGCAATTTTATTTGATATTTCCGTTGGTGTTGTGGCTGCTTAAGAAATATCCATCGGTGGTCAAATGGTCTGTTCCGATCGGGTTACTCATTCAGTGGGCATTTATCGTCAGTAATAAATATGGATTTCAAGTGCCGAATAAAGGAAGCTGGGCATTTTCGTACTTCTCTTACTTCATGCTGGGTGCTTTTATCGGGGTATATTTTCCGAAGATTAAGCAGTGGTTTGTCATCAGCCGGGAAAATGCAACCAAAGCTCGTGTAGTTTCATGGATTATGCTGTGGGCGGTATGGATTTTTGCCGGACTCGGTCATGTATATATTTATTATCTGTTACGTATGAAAATTGCCACGTATAACACGCTGTGGTACGAATTTTTCTGGAACCTGCATACGTTCGCCTGTGCGCTCGTATTGATCCAAATCGCATATTTGCTATATCGCAAAGGGCCATCGCTAATCGTTAAGCCGCTCAATCGGCTGGGGGCGCTGTCCTTCGGTATTTATCTGATTCATCCGTTCTTCCTGCTGGTATATCGGAACTACCCGCCACAAACCGGAGTCTCCTGGCTGATTCATCTCTGGTATGCCGGAGGATTCGGAGTGGCTTTGCTGGCTTCATGGCTCGTGGTTGGACTCACGGCCCGATTTGTCCCATTGGCCTGGGTCATCTTCGGCAATCTGCCGAAGCCAAAACCTCGTTTGGTGCCACAACAAAACTCGGGACAACTCGATGTGCGTTAA
- a CDS encoding cryptochrome/photolyase family protein: protein MKLFIHRKDLRTDDLVAFDYLRNQEAESLHLLIYDPFLLRQNREKEHSGVNFLHHAAKLGEQYREEGCKLHVAYGKPAKVVDDVLDQLQGRVDEVVVHRDMTPYAFERDRGIRKVTEGRGVTFTQLTDHLLMDLAGFADFTGKAEPYKVFAAFHRRWVEFMNEHPNPPSTTTVADVKVSDQQIEWPASLRVPQELLTFNVSDSSDPYRLLEGFLSDRIADYGDHRDEYEAYEPSHLSSYVAVGAVSIRKLYDEAIRKEQAGEWIRQLCFRDFYLYRAVYESHYFTYEKSYDLSALSDLHFERWCRAETGIPIIDAAMTELNETGYMPNRLRILTAMFLTKNLQCPFTLGEAYFRRKLRDYDNIQNRGNWLWCASLGENAAPYFRVNNPVTQSEKYDPQGDYIRKWLPGLKDLDSKEIHMPRENAIVDLKASRHAAIDVYKQILASRQTDR from the coding sequence ATGAAGTTATTCATACATCGCAAAGATTTGCGTACGGATGATCTGGTTGCATTTGATTATTTACGGAACCAGGAAGCGGAAAGTCTGCATCTACTCATCTATGATCCATTTCTATTGCGGCAGAACCGTGAGAAGGAACACAGTGGTGTCAACTTTCTCCATCATGCAGCGAAGCTTGGTGAGCAGTACCGGGAGGAAGGATGCAAACTGCATGTGGCCTACGGCAAACCAGCCAAGGTCGTTGATGATGTCCTCGACCAGCTGCAAGGGCGTGTAGACGAGGTCGTTGTACATCGGGACATGACCCCGTATGCTTTCGAGCGTGACCGTGGAATACGCAAAGTGACCGAGGGGAGAGGCGTGACTTTTACGCAGCTGACGGATCATCTGCTGATGGATCTGGCGGGATTTGCTGATTTTACGGGAAAGGCTGAGCCCTATAAAGTATTTGCTGCCTTCCATCGTAGGTGGGTAGAATTCATGAATGAGCATCCCAATCCCCCTTCGACAACAACGGTTGCCGATGTGAAGGTCAGCGATCAGCAGATCGAATGGCCAGCTTCCCTTCGTGTACCACAAGAATTACTGACATTCAATGTATCGGACTCGAGTGACCCCTATCGGTTATTGGAGGGCTTCCTGTCCGACAGGATAGCTGATTATGGCGACCATCGAGATGAATATGAAGCATATGAACCAAGTCATCTCAGCTCTTATGTAGCTGTAGGGGCTGTATCCATCCGCAAGCTGTACGATGAAGCGATTCGCAAGGAGCAAGCGGGTGAATGGATCAGACAGCTATGTTTCCGTGACTTCTATCTGTATCGTGCGGTGTATGAGAGTCACTACTTTACATATGAAAAGAGTTACGATCTGTCCGCGCTCAGTGATCTTCACTTCGAACGGTGGTGTAGAGCCGAAACGGGCATTCCAATTATCGATGCAGCGATGACGGAACTGAATGAGACTGGATATATGCCGAATCGGCTCCGTATTCTGACCGCCATGTTCCTGACCAAAAATCTGCAATGCCCATTCACATTGGGTGAGGCGTATTTCAGGCGTAAGCTGCGGGACTATGACAACATACAGAACCGGGGAAACTGGTTATGGTGTGCTTCCCTGGGTGAGAATGCAGCTCCGTATTTCCGGGTGAACAATCCTGTAACACAGTCAGAGAAGTATGATCCGCAAGGGGATTATATTCGCAAATGGTTGCCAGGTCTGAAGGATTTGGACAGCAAAGAAATCCATATGCCAAGGGAGAATGCAATCGTTGATCTGAAGGCATCTCGCCATGCAGCGATTGACGTGTATAAACAAATTTTGGCCAGCCGTCAGACCGATCGTTAG
- a CDS encoding response regulator: MRAIVIDDEKPAQLHLERLLRSDGRITPVQCFLTARDGLDFLAKERMDVVFLDIGMPEMNGLEAAEYIQQLDNTIRIIFVTAYADHAIEAFELHALDYVLKPVSSTRLAKTIDRIVASIIPLSAPAAATTEVQVSQPEVDGVDTHVPGLLTFKHLDIYRSLDEKAQKHRWRTTKSQELFAFLFHHRGEWVSKEILLDQLWADVTQEKGLTHLHTSVYQIRKLLKEWGMTGKLEYNMNRYRLLAGNLVSDVEQFEQGTAYAAITPDNVAQLKDIVPLYRGDYLEEHDYRWAQAKARELRRKYIRLVVDLAEWNMNQGQGKEAIEQLSELLEREPYAEEICRLMMNVYASLDDQQAILQLYDSFTRTLLEDLGHQPEPETSRLYEKLMAR; this comes from the coding sequence GTGAGAGCCATTGTAATCGATGACGAGAAACCGGCGCAGCTCCATCTGGAGCGCCTGTTACGTTCAGACGGACGGATTACACCCGTGCAGTGTTTTTTAACAGCCCGTGATGGTTTGGATTTTCTGGCAAAAGAGCGCATGGACGTTGTTTTTCTGGACATTGGCATGCCGGAAATGAATGGACTGGAAGCGGCTGAATATATACAGCAATTGGATAACACCATTCGTATTATATTTGTAACGGCTTATGCCGATCATGCGATTGAAGCTTTTGAACTGCATGCATTGGATTATGTATTAAAGCCGGTGAGCTCCACAAGACTAGCCAAAACAATCGATCGAATTGTCGCCAGCATAATCCCCCTGTCTGCCCCGGCTGCTGCAACTACCGAGGTACAGGTTTCACAACCAGAGGTTGACGGGGTGGATACCCATGTGCCCGGATTGCTTACCTTTAAACATCTGGATATCTATAGAAGCCTGGATGAGAAAGCGCAGAAACACAGGTGGCGCACAACCAAATCACAGGAACTGTTTGCATTTTTGTTTCATCACAGGGGGGAATGGGTAAGCAAGGAGATTCTGCTAGATCAGTTGTGGGCAGATGTCACCCAAGAGAAAGGGTTAACCCATCTGCATACGTCCGTTTATCAGATCCGCAAGTTGCTGAAAGAATGGGGCATGACGGGTAAGCTGGAATACAATATGAATCGCTATCGTCTGTTAGCAGGCAATCTGGTGAGTGATGTGGAGCAATTTGAACAAGGGACAGCGTATGCTGCAATTACGCCAGATAATGTGGCTCAATTGAAAGATATCGTTCCACTCTACCGCGGCGACTATCTGGAGGAACATGATTATCGCTGGGCTCAAGCCAAAGCGAGAGAACTGAGACGTAAATATATACGACTGGTCGTGGACCTCGCCGAATGGAATATGAATCAAGGACAGGGTAAGGAAGCGATTGAACAATTGAGTGAACTATTGGAACGTGAGCCTTATGCCGAAGAAATCTGCCGGTTAATGATGAATGTGTATGCATCACTGGATGATCAGCAAGCCATACTCCAATTGTACGATTCATTCACACGGACTCTGCTTGAGGATCTAGGACATCAACCGGAGCCGGAAACAAGCAGACTTTATGAGAAGCTGATGGCACGGTAA
- a CDS encoding ATP-binding protein: MKKHWIMLIISFICIVVFPLGSIVQNLISERSNPQARDGVIDLSSWEFDRQGAAALNGTWDFYPGQMLTPVDFEANVSGRKPLSPPSRIHVPSQWNKTLGEAHGYGTYHLRVRITPRTEKNDYGIRTRNIRMAHRLFIDGKEIGGKGLPGPTQDTDIQLNLPFTGFTSIDGDIADIIIQVSNYSYSSGGIVASILFGDEHSILKSQQQDWLKDLMTLFGFILPAAFFLLLFRLRRSEKELRYLGLFSLSGAMYALTHGEKLLGTLLPFLTSNEILRLQFISAALAYYYLLRYMDALVPGAVHPWFVRLGVVLIITQCTIGLTMSPVLFSWLELPMLLISLVVIGYTLRAMLHWIKKRPNDSHFVLISMMSICMVVMLHTVGAFTPMDTTFLALYELLLFVFAQMIVTALRFAQSFREVEALSERLLAIDSLKDEFMANTSHELRTPLHGIINIAQSMLEGAAGAVTPKQAKNLSMITSTGKRLSLLVNDILDFAKLKNSEIDLNRVAVDLESVARTVVEVSGFTFEDKPVVLIQHWPPALPLVEADEDRLRQVLYNLLGNAYKYTQQGEIRLYARVDGDLVTVSVADTGVGIAPEKQEDIFQAYEQGNGTSERVSGGTGLGLSITRKLVELGGGTIWVESEPGQGSTFHFTLPIVKTPLLQTSSRPAAARYVPAQEKRVQDTVSVEADDMEDNGEAEHTILIVDDDPVNRQVLFNLLSTERYRVIAANSGAAALKLREEHPSIDLVITDWMMPRMSGLELCRKLREHSSLSELPILMLTARGMPEDIKLGFQAGANDFLSKPVDAGELRARVRTLIEMRTSVQEVIRTEMAFLQAQIKPHFLYNALNVIIATCAVNPDKATDLLIELSQYLRGSFDFQNRDQLVPLAKELELVESYVHLEQARFEERLVVNYNVDPDVRLYLPPLSIQPLVENAIRHGVMERAAGGTVNLTVSIEGEHVVVQVQDDGVGIPPERLAQVKSGRTEGPGGVGLQNINRRLLSLYGQGLEIQSHSGKGTQIRFRIPVQKG; the protein is encoded by the coding sequence ATGAAAAAACACTGGATTATGCTCATCATTAGCTTTATTTGTATTGTTGTCTTCCCTCTGGGGTCGATTGTGCAGAACTTGATTTCCGAACGAAGCAATCCTCAAGCAAGAGACGGAGTCATAGATCTGAGTTCATGGGAATTTGACAGGCAGGGGGCAGCTGCTCTGAATGGTACGTGGGATTTCTATCCGGGTCAGATGCTGACACCTGTCGATTTTGAGGCAAATGTATCGGGGCGTAAGCCGCTTTCTCCACCTTCACGCATTCATGTCCCGTCCCAATGGAACAAGACACTTGGAGAAGCTCATGGCTACGGAACCTATCATTTGCGTGTCAGGATAACCCCGAGAACAGAAAAGAACGATTATGGAATACGTACTCGAAATATCCGTATGGCCCATCGCTTGTTCATAGATGGCAAGGAGATCGGCGGTAAAGGGCTGCCCGGCCCAACACAGGATACGGACATCCAGCTCAATCTGCCATTTACGGGCTTCACATCCATAGATGGCGACATTGCAGATATTATCATTCAAGTATCCAACTACAGCTACTCGTCTGGCGGCATTGTCGCATCCATTCTGTTCGGGGACGAGCATAGCATACTGAAAAGCCAACAGCAGGACTGGCTTAAGGATCTGATGACGTTATTCGGATTTATTCTCCCAGCAGCCTTCTTCCTGCTTCTTTTCAGGCTGCGGCGCAGTGAGAAAGAACTTCGTTATCTGGGATTATTCAGCCTTTCGGGTGCGATGTACGCACTGACTCATGGCGAGAAGTTGCTGGGAACGCTGCTGCCCTTCCTGACGAGCAATGAAATTCTGCGGCTTCAATTCATCAGCGCTGCTCTCGCTTATTATTACTTGCTTCGTTATATGGATGCTCTTGTACCTGGAGCGGTCCATCCGTGGTTTGTCCGTCTGGGTGTGGTTCTGATTATTACACAATGCACTATCGGTCTGACCATGTCTCCTGTTTTGTTCTCGTGGCTGGAGCTGCCCATGCTGCTCATTTCACTTGTGGTGATCGGTTACACCCTGCGGGCCATGCTCCATTGGATAAAGAAAAGGCCCAACGACAGCCACTTCGTTCTAATTAGCATGATGAGCATATGCATGGTCGTTATGCTGCATACCGTGGGTGCGTTCACCCCCATGGATACGACATTTCTCGCGCTGTACGAGCTTCTGTTATTTGTTTTTGCCCAGATGATTGTTACAGCGCTCCGGTTCGCACAATCATTCCGTGAAGTCGAAGCGTTATCTGAACGTCTGCTCGCCATCGACAGTCTGAAGGATGAATTCATGGCGAATACATCTCATGAGCTAAGAACTCCCCTGCATGGCATCATTAATATCGCCCAGTCGATGCTGGAAGGAGCAGCTGGAGCGGTCACGCCCAAGCAGGCCAAAAATCTGTCCATGATTACGTCAACCGGAAAGCGACTTTCGCTGCTGGTAAACGATATTCTGGATTTTGCCAAGCTCAAAAATAGTGAAATTGATTTAAATCGGGTAGCCGTTGATTTGGAATCGGTGGCCCGGACGGTAGTTGAAGTTTCCGGCTTCACCTTCGAGGACAAACCCGTTGTGCTGATTCAGCATTGGCCTCCAGCGTTGCCGCTGGTTGAGGCGGATGAGGATCGATTAAGGCAGGTTCTGTATAACCTGCTGGGTAATGCGTATAAGTACACCCAGCAGGGTGAGATTCGCCTGTATGCCCGTGTGGATGGAGACCTGGTAACGGTATCTGTCGCGGATACAGGTGTCGGAATTGCCCCGGAGAAGCAGGAGGACATATTCCAGGCCTATGAACAAGGTAATGGAACAAGCGAGAGGGTAAGCGGGGGAACGGGTCTTGGACTGAGCATCACACGCAAGCTTGTAGAGCTTGGGGGAGGAACCATCTGGGTGGAATCAGAGCCAGGGCAAGGCTCAACCTTTCATTTTACACTGCCCATTGTGAAGACGCCTCTGCTACAAACGAGCTCGCGGCCTGCAGCGGCCCGTTATGTACCTGCTCAAGAAAAAAGAGTGCAGGATACCGTTTCAGTCGAAGCGGATGATATGGAGGACAACGGGGAGGCGGAGCATACCATTCTGATCGTGGACGACGACCCGGTGAATCGGCAGGTCTTGTTCAATCTGTTATCGACTGAACGATATCGTGTCATTGCAGCGAATAGCGGGGCGGCGGCATTGAAGCTGCGTGAAGAGCACCCGTCCATTGATCTGGTCATTACAGACTGGATGATGCCGCGGATGTCTGGGCTGGAGTTGTGCCGCAAACTGCGTGAGCACAGCTCCCTGTCCGAGCTGCCTATTCTGATGCTGACGGCTCGCGGGATGCCCGAGGATATTAAGTTGGGCTTTCAGGCAGGTGCCAATGACTTTCTGAGCAAACCCGTCGATGCAGGGGAATTACGTGCCCGGGTACGGACCTTAATCGAGATGAGAACCTCCGTGCAGGAGGTCATCCGTACGGAAATGGCCTTTTTGCAAGCCCAGATCAAGCCGCACTTTCTATATAACGCACTTAACGTCATTATTGCGACGTGTGCGGTGAACCCGGACAAGGCGACAGATCTACTTATTGAACTGAGTCAATACCTGAGAGGAAGCTTCGATTTTCAGAACCGGGACCAGCTGGTTCCGCTGGCTAAGGAGCTGGAATTAGTGGAGTCTTATGTACATTTGGAACAGGCCCGCTTTGAGGAACGTCTGGTGGTCAACTATAACGTGGACCCTGATGTGCGTCTCTATTTGCCGCCGCTCAGTATCCAGCCGCTTGTGGAGAATGCCATTCGTCATGGAGTGATGGAGCGAGCGGCAGGCGGCACGGTAAACCTCACTGTTTCCATAGAAGGTGAGCATGTTGTCGTTCAGGTGCAGGATGACGGTGTGGGCATACCACCTGAGCGTTTGGCCCAGGTGAAGTCGGGGCGTACAGAAGGTCCCGGGGGTGTAGGGTTACAGAATATAAATCGGCGTCTGCTTTCCTTGTATGGTCAAGGGTTGGAGATTCAGAGTCATTCGGGTAAAGGGACACAGATACGGTTTCGCATACCCGTACAAAAGGGGTAA
- a CDS encoding SRPBCC family protein, producing the protein MESSSALPDIRQQVLLHAPIEKVWEIVSTSKGMESWFMPSNLEPVEGHEFILEAGPFGQSPCKVTEVQPPHKLSFRWGKDWTLSFELVEQAQGTDFTLIHSGWDADKLTEFGQAHAMVRERMEQGWTGIVQKLAQVVGQA; encoded by the coding sequence GTGGAATCATCAAGTGCACTGCCCGATATCCGGCAGCAAGTATTGCTACACGCTCCGATAGAGAAGGTGTGGGAGATCGTATCGACGTCAAAAGGTATGGAATCGTGGTTTATGCCGAGCAATCTGGAGCCGGTGGAAGGGCATGAATTTATACTGGAAGCTGGACCCTTTGGGCAATCTCCGTGCAAAGTGACCGAAGTCCAGCCTCCACACAAGCTGTCATTCCGGTGGGGCAAGGATTGGACATTGAGCTTCGAACTGGTGGAGCAAGCACAGGGTACTGACTTTACACTGATTCACAGCGGTTGGGACGCGGACAAATTGACTGAATTTGGGCAGGCTCACGCCATGGTCCGCGAACGGATGGAACAGGGCTGGACAGGTATTGTACAGAAGCTCGCTCAGGTGGTCGGACAAGCGTAG
- a CDS encoding class I SAM-dependent methyltransferase has translation MSFSYYGPLCTEVYNATKPIGHSLGGDIEFYRDILMNCKGRILEAMSGSGRMLIPLLEAGLKVDGLDYSTDMLNSCLALCTERGLPKPELFAADLETLDLPYRYEAIIIPGGSLLLIQDRQASVKALCNLYHHLEPGGRLVLDLFLPDVTNTTPYYSGTSTVQLQNGDTITMESKDIELNLLQQYKVSLIRYEKWRQGTLIATELQQLALRWYGVEEFRMILEQIGFSDISVYADFDPHRAPSRSDQKYVFEATRKA, from the coding sequence ATGTCTTTTAGTTATTATGGTCCATTATGTACCGAGGTTTACAATGCCACCAAGCCCATTGGACACTCCCTTGGAGGCGACATTGAATTTTATCGTGATATTCTGATGAACTGCAAGGGACGCATCCTTGAAGCGATGTCTGGCTCAGGTCGAATGCTAATCCCATTACTTGAAGCAGGTTTGAAAGTAGACGGTCTTGATTATTCAACCGATATGCTCAATTCTTGCCTTGCGCTTTGCACCGAGCGGGGACTGCCCAAGCCTGAATTGTTCGCTGCTGATCTGGAGACACTTGATCTCCCTTATCGCTACGAAGCCATTATTATTCCCGGAGGCTCCTTGTTGCTTATTCAAGACAGACAGGCTTCCGTGAAGGCACTGTGTAATCTGTATCATCATCTGGAACCAGGAGGCCGGCTTGTCCTTGATCTCTTCCTGCCGGATGTGACGAATACTACCCCGTACTACTCAGGCACCTCGACTGTTCAATTACAGAATGGTGACACGATTACAATGGAAAGTAAAGACATCGAATTGAATTTGCTTCAGCAGTACAAAGTGAGTCTGATTCGCTACGAAAAGTGGCGCCAGGGCACACTAATTGCTACGGAACTGCAACAGCTTGCATTACGTTGGTACGGAGTAGAAGAGTTCCGCATGATTCTGGAACAGATTGGTTTCTCCGACATATCAGTATACGCCGACTTCGATCCTCACCGGGCACCGTCCCGCTCCGATCAGAAATATGTGTTTGAAGCGACTCGAAAAGCTTGA
- a CDS encoding NADH:flavin oxidoreductase/NADH oxidase: MTEKLFSPYQFKGLQLNNRVVMAPMCQYSVTAKDGIPNDWHQVHYVSRAVGGTGLIVIEMTDVDPDGRITDNDLGIWSDEHIPAFTKLVDGIHAYGSKVAIQIAHAGRKAEDAAQPVAPSVVTFPGESFNTPHALTTEETQAMVQKFADGVRRAVAAGVDAIELHGAHGYLIHQFHSPLMNHREDVYGQDLSRFGVEIIRAVKQEMPEDMPLIMRISAVEYADGGYDIDHTIEISRAYQAAGVDMFHISSGGEGPSGQRKPGNYPGYQVPFARRFREELNVPVIAVGMLEDSALAQAVIGNGDADLVAVGRGMLRDPYWATHAALELGVSKDKAAIAEQYSRGY, from the coding sequence ATGACAGAGAAATTATTTTCCCCGTATCAATTCAAGGGGCTTCAATTAAACAACCGGGTCGTCATGGCACCGATGTGCCAATATTCCGTAACTGCCAAAGACGGTATCCCGAACGATTGGCATCAGGTACACTATGTAAGCCGTGCGGTTGGGGGTACAGGGTTGATCGTGATCGAGATGACGGATGTTGATCCGGACGGACGTATCACTGACAATGACCTGGGCATCTGGTCAGATGAACACATTCCTGCCTTTACCAAGTTGGTGGATGGCATTCACGCTTATGGCTCCAAGGTGGCGATTCAGATCGCACATGCCGGACGTAAAGCAGAGGATGCGGCACAGCCTGTAGCTCCATCAGTGGTTACTTTCCCTGGAGAGAGCTTCAATACACCGCATGCTTTAACTACAGAGGAAACACAAGCCATGGTACAGAAGTTTGCGGACGGTGTACGTCGTGCAGTAGCTGCCGGAGTCGATGCCATTGAGCTGCATGGTGCTCATGGTTATCTCATCCATCAGTTCCACTCTCCATTGATGAATCATCGGGAGGATGTATATGGACAGGACCTTTCCCGTTTTGGCGTCGAAATCATTCGTGCAGTGAAACAAGAAATGCCGGAAGACATGCCGCTCATTATGCGGATTTCGGCGGTGGAATACGCTGATGGCGGATATGACATTGATCATACCATTGAAATTTCCCGTGCTTATCAGGCAGCAGGCGTGGACATGTTCCATATCAGCTCCGGTGGTGAAGGACCTTCAGGACAACGTAAACCGGGTAACTACCCTGGTTACCAAGTGCCATTTGCTCGTCGTTTCCGGGAAGAACTGAACGTTCCTGTGATCGCGGTGGGCATGCTTGAGGATTCAGCTCTGGCTCAAGCGGTTATCGGAAATGGTGATGCGGATCTGGTTGCCGTTGGCAGAGGTATGCTGCGTGACCCGTACTGGGCGACACATGCCGCTCTGGAGTTGGGTGTCAGCAAGGATAAAGCCGCTATTGCGGAGCAATATTCACGCGGATACTGA